From a region of the Mucilaginibacter auburnensis genome:
- a CDS encoding D-glycero-alpha-D-manno-heptose-1,7-bisphosphate 7-phosphatase — MIEKNKAVFLDRDGVLNRELGDYIRRIEDFEVLDNFAALKALQDRGYLLIVATNQGGLAKGWYTEDELAKMHQKLRDDYRAYGVEFTDFFYCPHHPDFTGDCDCRKPKPGLLVKGIEKYNIDPARSYFIGDRERDVVAGTAAGVKGILINSDQPISTVLDLID, encoded by the coding sequence ATGATTGAAAAAAACAAAGCAGTTTTCCTAGATAGGGATGGAGTCCTTAACCGTGAATTAGGTGATTATATACGCCGTATTGAAGACTTTGAGGTACTTGACAACTTTGCGGCTTTAAAAGCATTGCAGGACCGCGGTTACTTATTAATTGTGGCCACCAACCAGGGCGGATTAGCAAAAGGTTGGTACACCGAGGACGAACTGGCAAAAATGCATCAGAAACTACGAGACGATTACAGGGCTTACGGCGTTGAGTTTACCGACTTTTTTTACTGCCCGCATCACCCCGATTTTACCGGAGATTGCGATTGCCGCAAACCTAAACCAGGTTTGTTGGTTAAAGGGATAGAAAAATATAACATAGATCCTGCACGCTCCTACTTTATTGGCGACCGCGAGCGCGATGTAGTAGCCGGCACAGCCGCAGGTGTTAAAGGTATTTTGATCAACAGTGATCAACCAATTAGCACTGTGCTGGATCTGATTGATTGA